GCGCACCCACTGACCCGAACCCCTCAGGAGACCCTCCCGTGGCTACCCCCGGCCTGCCCCGCCCCATCGCGAAGGACCTGTCCCGCGTCACCGAGGCCCTCGACATGCTCAGCCCCCGCTGGAGCGTGTGGACCCTGATGACCCTCGGCGAACAGCCCCTGCGCTACACCGACATCAAGACGCGCCTGCCCATGCTCTTCGACGCCCAGCTCTCCGCACGGCTGACCACCCTGACCGCTGATGGACTTGTCGACCGGCACGAGGAGTCCGCCCGCCACGTCACCTACCAGCTCTCAGGGCGCGGACGCAGCCTGGGGACGGTCATCGCCACCCTGGCCACCTACGGCGACACCCACCTGGACAAGATCGCCAAGCCCAACCGGATCACAGGCGAACTGGAGCCCGAGCGGATACCCGCGGCCCAGAACGCCGAGGACACCCTCAAGCTGATCACCCCCAAATACGCCACCTCCCTGCTGTGGTCCCTCCGGTACCAGGGCAGCGCCTCGGGCCGACAGCTCGCCGACGTTGTCCTCGACCAGGCCAGCTCGACAGCCCCGATCTACCAGCCCCTGCGTCAGCTCGTCAAGGACGGCCTCGTCGACCGACTCGGCCACAGCAGCTACCAGCTCTCCCGCCAGGGAGAAGCCCTTACCGGCACCTTCCAGGCCCTGTCCACCTGGGCAGCCGGCCGCGCCAAGGCCACTGAGCACCCGCTCTGGGTGTCCGCGCCCGCTCCCAGCCGCCCGACCATGTGGGCCGCGAACAGCTCTCCGTCCCCGAGCCCCACCTCGGCGGTGCCCACACCGGGGAGCACTCCGCAGCGCTCCACCGGCCTGTTCTCCCATGGGGTACCCGATCGGCCCCGAGCCGGGTCCTCCATGGGCGGCCGCGTCCGATGACCGAGCCGAACCCCGAGGCCGACTCCCTCGTGCGCGCGGCGACGCTTCTCAGCTACCGGTGGACCACAAGGATCATCACCGAACTCGACGACAACGGCCCCGTCGCTCGGCGTCGAGGCAGCCTCGCGGCCACGTTCCCTGACATCCCGGTGGACCTCTTGAATACCGCCGTGGCCGGTCTGCGCCGTCGTGGACTCGTCCGCCGCGAGACCCTCACCACCGGAGAGCAGCAGCTCACGCTTACGGCGCCAGGAGTCGGCCTCGGGGACGTGTACGACCGGCTCGGCCGGTGGGCCCGCCAACACGACTACCCGGGTGACCAGCCCGACTTCGTGATCCGAGTCGAAGCCGCCCTCGGCCTGTTGCGCGACCCGCACACCGTGACGTTGCTGCTCAACCCCCACGCCCCGTACGAAGCCGGCCGGGTTGCCCGAGCTGTCGACGCCGGCCTGGTCCGGCAAGGCGCGCACGGTCCGTGGATTTTGACCGATGCCGGACGCGACCTGCGGGGGCCACTGGCCGACGTGCAGAGCTGGGCCACCGCGAACACCGCGCTCGTCCAGCGCGTGCGGCATACGCGACCCGCCCCACCGGTGGTCAGGGTGCGGGCGGCTGGTCCCGGCGTAGCGCAGGGAGCCGCCCGGCCCAGGGCGACCCCTCGGCACTCCGCGTAGCAACCCGGCCTTCCACCAGCTACGCGATCAAGCGCACACGTCAGAACTGACGGTGCCGGCCGCCTCGGTGTGTATACCCGCGGACCGCGAGGGCTGACGTATCCCGGCCACCACCCATCGGCCACACCCCGACTGAAAGTGATCATGACCCGTCACAGAGCCGCCGGTGGCCGCCACGCCCGCCTGCCCGACCACGGCATCTTCCGCCGCGTCTACCTGCCGCGAACCATGGACGCCGCAGCGTTCAACCTGGGCACCTATGGGATCCCGCTGCTCGTACTGGCCACCACATCCTCGGCCATGCTGACCGGCCTTGCCTTCGTCCTGGAATGGATTCCTCGGATCGGCGCCTTCGTCGGTGCCGGAGCCGCCGTTGACCGCCATGGCGCGGCTCGAGTCTTCCGTACTGCGACCACGATCCGGACCCTGGTCGTCACCGCGGCGGTCCTGGCCCTGACCTTCGTCGACGACGAACTCATCACCACGATCTCGGTGATGGCCCTCGCCGCCGTCATCGGCGTCCTCACCGAATACTCCTACGTCGCCGCGGAGACCGCCGGCGGCGCTGCCAGCCGGGAACCGGGCCGAGTCGAGCACCGTGTGCAGTCCGTACTGCTCAGCATCGACCAGTCCGCCACCCTCGCCGGACCCGCCGCCGGCGCCTTCCTCCTTCAGTACGCCGGCCAGCAGACCCTGCTGATCACGATTGGGGCGCTCTCGCTACTCGCGGCCGTCACCTCCCCCAGGGCTCGCCGGACCCATCCGGACGCAGAGCCTGCGACCGTCCGCCAGGGCCTGCGGATGGGCTGGTCGACGCTCAGAGCACTCCCCGCCCTCGGATGGCTGATCGCCGGC
Above is a genomic segment from Streptomyces sp. NBC_01233 containing:
- a CDS encoding winged helix-turn-helix transcriptional regulator, with translation MTEPNPEADSLVRAATLLSYRWTTRIITELDDNGPVARRRGSLAATFPDIPVDLLNTAVAGLRRRGLVRRETLTTGEQQLTLTAPGVGLGDVYDRLGRWARQHDYPGDQPDFVIRVEAALGLLRDPHTVTLLLNPHAPYEAGRVARAVDAGLVRQGAHGPWILTDAGRDLRGPLADVQSWATANTALVQRVRHTRPAPPVVRVRAAGPGVAQGAARPRATPRHSA
- a CDS encoding MFS transporter; the protein is MTRHRAAGGRHARLPDHGIFRRVYLPRTMDAAAFNLGTYGIPLLVLATTSSAMLTGLAFVLEWIPRIGAFVGAGAAVDRHGAARVFRTATTIRTLVVTAAVLALTFVDDELITTISVMALAAVIGVLTEYSYVAAETAGGAASREPGRVEHRVQSVLLSIDQSATLAGPAAGAFLLQYAGQQTLLITIGALSLLAAVTSPRARRTHPDAEPATVRQGLRMGWSTLRALPALGWLIAGLTVSNFATGLLQAAAPVIVVQNFGLSTASVGLIWSAAATAALLATTLSRFAIDRFGLWPVGTAGALIASLGGLAVSQASDYTPFLVLVAVLMAGEGAMTVVLRTLRSRLIPRDVFGATLSITILIMLLPFPIAGVLVAVTPPETLGHVMTACAALQAIGLATAFWRLRRDPAMHETTRPSLEPAAA
- a CDS encoding winged helix-turn-helix transcriptional regulator, giving the protein MATPGLPRPIAKDLSRVTEALDMLSPRWSVWTLMTLGEQPLRYTDIKTRLPMLFDAQLSARLTTLTADGLVDRHEESARHVTYQLSGRGRSLGTVIATLATYGDTHLDKIAKPNRITGELEPERIPAAQNAEDTLKLITPKYATSLLWSLRYQGSASGRQLADVVLDQASSTAPIYQPLRQLVKDGLVDRLGHSSYQLSRQGEALTGTFQALSTWAAGRAKATEHPLWVSAPAPSRPTMWAANSSPSPSPTSAVPTPGSTPQRSTGLFSHGVPDRPRAGSSMGGRVR